The proteins below come from a single Oerskovia jenensis genomic window:
- a CDS encoding class I SAM-dependent methyltransferase: MHDETAHDDGPGGLLDTTSQEYTQRLQDLEGASWKRMLHVQAPYRRNISRALSGARTLDLGCGIGRNLQTLSDDSVGVDHNRTSVAFCRTRGLVAYLPETFRTWALEGAETFDGLLVAHVLEHLPPGTQEAFLRDYLPFLAPAARVVLICPQERGFASDASHLDYVDDARLVDLCDRLGLIVDDSRSFPLPRPAGRVFSHNEFVVRARVPGPAA; the protein is encoded by the coding sequence GTGCACGACGAGACAGCCCACGACGACGGTCCCGGAGGACTCCTCGACACGACGTCCCAGGAGTACACCCAGCGCCTCCAGGACCTCGAAGGCGCCTCGTGGAAGCGCATGCTCCACGTCCAGGCACCCTACCGGCGCAACATCTCCCGGGCGCTCTCGGGGGCTCGCACGCTCGACCTCGGGTGCGGCATCGGGCGCAACCTCCAGACCCTGAGCGACGACAGCGTCGGCGTCGACCACAATCGGACGTCGGTCGCCTTCTGCCGCACCCGGGGACTCGTCGCCTATCTGCCGGAGACCTTCCGGACCTGGGCGCTCGAGGGCGCCGAGACCTTCGACGGGCTGCTCGTCGCCCACGTCCTCGAGCACCTGCCCCCGGGCACCCAGGAGGCGTTCCTCAGGGACTACCTCCCGTTCCTCGCGCCCGCTGCGCGCGTCGTCCTCATCTGCCCCCAGGAGCGCGGGTTCGCCAGCGACGCCTCGCACCTCGACTACGTCGACGACGCGCGGCTCGTCGACCTGTGCGACCGCCTGGGCCTGATCGTCGACGACTCGCGCTCCTTCCCGCTCCCCCGCCCTGCGGGCAGGGTCTTCAGCCACAACGAGTTCGTGGTCCGCGCACGGGTCCCCGGCCCCGCAGCCTGA
- a CDS encoding glycosyltransferase family 2 protein has product MSSSAGASTALRVICVIYNPGAELRDFATSLRTATTQEVELVLMNNGGPSDLATELAKAPGTRLVEAGGNLGYGRAANLGARGAVGDWIVVANPDLVWSPGSLDALLEAGSRHERAGSLGPRILNTDGTEYPSARAIPSLRLGAGHAVLGKIWADNPYSRAYRDAHGPGSAVERPAGWLSGACLLLRREAFDQVGGFDENYFMFFEDLDLGDRLGQAGWANVFVPSAEVTHVQGVSWKKDPAPMIRAHHASARRYLAGRYSAAHLAPLRWAISIGLGLRERLEIRAARRR; this is encoded by the coding sequence ATGAGCAGCTCCGCCGGCGCAAGCACCGCCCTCCGTGTCATCTGCGTGATCTACAACCCCGGAGCCGAGCTCCGCGACTTCGCCACCTCGTTACGCACCGCGACCACGCAGGAGGTCGAGCTCGTCCTCATGAACAACGGTGGACCGAGCGACCTGGCGACGGAGCTCGCCAAGGCCCCGGGGACCCGGCTGGTCGAGGCGGGCGGGAACCTGGGCTACGGACGCGCGGCGAACCTCGGCGCACGCGGCGCGGTGGGCGACTGGATCGTCGTCGCCAACCCCGACCTCGTCTGGTCCCCGGGCTCTCTCGACGCGCTCCTGGAGGCCGGCTCTCGCCACGAGCGGGCAGGCTCCCTGGGGCCTCGGATCCTGAACACGGACGGCACCGAGTACCCCTCCGCGCGGGCCATCCCTTCTCTGCGCCTCGGCGCAGGCCACGCGGTCCTCGGCAAGATCTGGGCCGACAACCCGTACTCCCGCGCCTACCGGGACGCCCATGGCCCGGGGAGCGCCGTCGAGCGCCCTGCGGGCTGGCTCTCCGGAGCCTGCCTGCTGCTCCGGCGCGAGGCGTTCGACCAGGTCGGCGGATTCGACGAGAACTACTTCATGTTCTTCGAGGACCTGGACCTGGGTGACCGTCTCGGTCAGGCCGGGTGGGCCAACGTCTTCGTGCCGAGCGCCGAGGTGACGCACGTCCAGGGCGTGTCCTGGAAGAAGGACCCGGCCCCCATGATCCGCGCCCATCACGCCAGCGCTCGTCGATACCTCGCCGGACGCTACTCGGCCGCCCACCTCGCACCGCTGCGCTG